The following proteins are co-located in the Malassezia restricta chromosome II, complete sequence genome:
- a CDS encoding component of the SMC5-SMC6 complex, protein MAEDATSQNDAFTYESNQDIYEQRKLRRDYRALLASAQNTRRHLPESSIDDLGQMVRIGDTLYSKVKAPTDGLLDSRYLLNLSDMGAEMTRQMRLEADAFDLDEFMHKVSHIIRKRTNLSENQMDTDSINCWDWTKLGKIAARHSRRAPVPEHLLGPLQVTPRHRKATRSSRLDTDAVQVAPEQIDAAEMPQSENETSRLVLDIMQRLEACSGEEGVNLFQFALNPESFGDSVENLFYISFLIRDGTAAIVENDEGDPMLLLSEVPTEEDRRAGLTRRQIVFELDMATWRDLIEVYDIQSAMIPTRSQLTASIPQSG, encoded by the exons ATGGCCGAAGACGCAACGTCGCAGAATGATGCATTCACATACGAATCAAATCAAGACATTTACGAGCAGAGAAAACTTCGTCGTGACTATCGCGCACTCCTAGCGTCAGCTCAAA ATACACGACGCCATTTACCTGAAAGCAGCATTGATGATTTGGGTCAGATGGTGCGCATCGGAGACACTCTTTACTCTAAAG TGAAGGCACCCACAGATGGTCTTCTAGATTCTAGGTATTTGCTTAATTTGTCCGACATGGGGGCAGAAATGACGCGCCAAATGCGATTGGAGGCGGATGCTTTTGATCTAGATGAATTTATGCACAAAGTTTCTCATATCATTAGAAAGAGAACGAATCTGTCGGAGAATCAAATGGATACGGACTCAATAAATTGTTGGGATTGGACAAAGCTCGGCAAAATTGCTGCTCGGCATTCAAGACGTGCACCTGTGCCTGAGCATTTACTAGGCCCACTGCAAGTTacgccacggcatcgcAAAGCAACAAGAAGTTCTCGTCTGGATACAGATGCAGTACAGGTGGCACCTGAACAAATTGATGCTGCTGAGATGCCACAGTCGGAGAATGAGACATCACGCCTTGTGCTTGATATTATGCAGCGCTTAGAAGCATGTTCAGGCGAAGAAGGTGTGAACCTATTCCAATTTGCTTTGAATCCGGAGAGTTTTGGTGATTCGGTGGAAAATTTGTTTTACATCAGCTTCTTGATTCGAGATGGCACTGCGGCCATCGTAGAGAACGATGAAGGCGATCCGATGCTGTTGCTTTCAGAGGTGCCCACGGAAGAGGATCGACGAGCTGGGCTCACACGCAGGCAAATTGTATTCGAGTTAGATATGGCTACATGGCGTGACTTGATCGAGGTATATGATATCCAGAGTGCCATGATTCCTACGCGCTCACAACTCACAGCATCCATCCCACAAAGCGGATGA
- a CDS encoding serine/threonine-protein kinase SRPK3 codes for MGTLPVHSSKNGQSSTISRLFWPKTTSPSATVSRTNATTQGGDQTSETAQSVSTTTQPIYMSSSSQKSSLSASDSVGVVHDGDFMCTDHSSPDDEEDAGSVLTEDEEDEEDYCQGGYHPMNVGDVFSEGRYIIVRKLGWGHFSTVWLAKDRVANRHVALKVVKSAPHYTETALDEIKLLQRLVSANPEHPGCRHCVFLLDHFRHNGPNGSHVCMVFEVLGENLLGLIKRYQHRGVPVHIVKQIAKQVLLALDYMHRSCGIIHTDLKPENVLICIDDVEAVVEAELRTHPKVVPTKLVGVPPSQGRGGAQTPRRDSVLITSSRPLSSPSNSLGTSPLLDKMAIALTSYADQTHSNDASAHTSPKSLSTVSSLPPNARTNNIDVTSPQNSMMLGGKASFPMQKGPSLLTQQAHLADTTSHSKDPSPLSTSQQQQHNAESPALHSLPMSETPEPSQPAPAPSDSTALPPPPPYDPSTLERITVKIADLGNACWTDHHFTNDIQTRQYRCPEAILGAKWDTTADLWSASAMFFELLTGDYLFDPAAGAKYNKDDDHIAQIIELLGNFPKNVAFAGKYSADIFNRKGEPRHIHKLRYWPLVNVLQEKYLLIPEHAVELSSFLLPMLRLDPKERASAQEALSHPWLHGVITQGELELALLRQQRAQGSEQGAGPTWYERDVKDALKPIQPFGKSPVHAATPLSSSLSEQHGNSNSSDGNIDTTALQTQLSYAQLSGELDHPTIPS; via the exons ATGGGTACTTTACCTGTGCATTCTTCAAAAAACGGGCAATCATCGAC CATATCTCGGCTATTTTGGCCGAAAACTACATCGCCGTCCGCCACAGTATCGCGCACGAATGCTACAACACAGGGAGGCGATCAAACGTCCGAGACTGCTCAGTCTGTCAGCACAACAACACAGCCTATATAcatgagctcgagctcgcAAAAGTCTAGTCTATCAGCCTCGGACTCTGTGGGCGTTGTGCACGATGGTGACTTTATGTGTACAGATCACAGCTCTCCcgacgatgaagaagaTGCGGGTTCTGTTCTTACtgaggatgaagaagacgaagaagacTACTGCCAGGGTGGCTATCATCCTATGAATGTGGGTGATGTGTTTTCAGAGGGTCGATACATCATTGTTCGCAAATTGGGCTGGGGGCACTTTTCTACAGTATGGCTCGCCAAAGACCGTGTCGCCAATCGTCACGTTGCATTGAAAGTGGTAAAATCTGCACCACACTATACCGAAACAGCGTTAGATGAGATCAAGTTACTCCAACGCCTTGTATCTGCAAACCCAGAGCATCCTGGATGCCGCCACTGTGTCTTTTTGCTGGACCATTTCCGACACAATGGGCCCAACGGATCTCATGTCTGCATGGTCTTTGAAGTGCTCGGTGAAAATCTGCTCGGACTAATTAAGAGATACCAACATCGTGGTGTGCCTGTACATATTGTGAAGCAAATTGCAAAGCAAGTTCTACTTGCTTTGGACTATATGCACCGTTCGTGTGGCATTATTCATACCGACTTGAAGCCTGAAAATGTTCTTATTTGCATTGATGACGTTGAAGCTGTGGTCGAAGCAGAACTTCGGACACATCCAAAGGTCGTTCCCACGAAATTGGTTGGTGTTCCACCCAGTCAAGGTCGCGGTGGTGCTCAGACGCCACGGCGGGACTCGGTGTTGATTACGAGCTCTCGTCCTTTGTCGAGTCCTAGCAACAGTCTTGGAACAAGTCCCTTGCTGGACAAAATGGCCATTGCTCTCACATCTTATGCGGATCAAACGCATTCTAATGATGCAAGCGCACATACTTCACCCAAGAGCTTATCCACCGTGTCGAGTCTTCCACCGAACGCTCGCACAAACAATATCGACGTGACAAGCCCCCAAAATAGTATGATGCTGGGTGGAAAGGCATCATTCCCTATGCAAAAGGGCCCCTCGCTGCTTACGCAACAAGCACATTTGGCTGATACGACGTCTCACTCGAAGGATCCATCGCCATTGTCGACGTCACAACAACAGCAACATAACGCGGAGTCACCTGCACTCCATTCTTTGCCAATGAGTGAAACGCCCGAGCCATCTCAACCTGCACCTGCCCCAAGTGATTCAACGGCCTTGCCTCCTCCGCCGCCTTATGATCCCTCTACGCTTGAACGCATCACAGTCAAAATTGCAGATCTCGGGAATGCGTGCTGGACGGACCATCACTTCACTAATGACATACAGACGCGCCAATACCGCTGTCCCGAGGCCATATTGGGGGCCAAGTGGGACACCACGGCAGATTTGTGGAGTGCTAGTGCCATGTTTTTCGAGCTGCTGACAGGTGACTATTTGTTTGATCCAGCCGCCGGCGCCAAGTACAACAAAGATGATGATCACATTGCTCAGATCATCGAATTACTGGGTAACTTTCCAAAAAATGTGGCTTTTGCTGGGAAGTACAGCGCAGATATATTCAATCGAAAAGGTGAACCTCGCCATATTCACAAGCTACGGTATTGGCCCCTAGTTAATGTTCTTCAAGAGAAGTATCTTCTTATTCCAGAACATGCTGTCGAATTATCCTCATTCCTTTTGCCCATGTTGCGGCTTGATCCGAAAGAACGTGCTTCGGCGCAAGAAGCCCTCTCGCACCCTTGGTTACATGGTGTCATCACACAGGGTGAGCTGGAGCTGGCACTTcttcggcagcagcgtgccCAAGGATCAGAACAGGGCGCCGGTCCGACATGGTATGAGCGTGATGTGAAAGATGCCCTCAAGCCTATTCAGCCATTTGGAAAGTCGCCTGTACATGCAGCTACACCACTATCTTCCAGTCTTTCTGAGCAGCATGGCAACAGTAACAGCAGTGACGGTAATATTGATACAACCGCTCTGCAGACTCAGCTGTCGTATGCGCAGCTCTCCGGTGAATTAGACCACCCAACGATACCGTCATAA
- a CDS encoding ubiquitin-conjugating enzyme has product MLWESAALARQRLMEQSARLHDPCAAPDGVYVAPDEEDFLRWTGVIFVRSGEYAPGVFRFSIQFSISNGHLSLPAVYFPPILLHPIIEPISGRLNLLPYLAMAQKYHRPIDPDDPTFFSSLLAFISECFTPFVLSNLCDQWILNERLYLYVFWKLTTVSKIPIRHYFDLLRRNRPICPLHLCPFTMHSRAVVYLAT; this is encoded by the exons ATGTTATGGGAATCCGCGGCGCTTGCAAGGCAGAGGCTTATGGAGCAATC AGCTCGTTTACATGATCCTTGTGCGGCCCCCGATGGTGTCTATGTAGCACCCGACGAAGAAGACTTCTTGC GATGGACTGGCGTAATTTTTGTCCGATCAGGCGAATATGCACCCGGGGTATTTCGTTTCAGCATCCAATTTTCTATCTCAAATGGTCACCTTTCTTTACCAGCAGTCTATTTTCCACCCATTCTTCTTCATCCCATTATTGAACCTATTAGTGGTCGCCTAAATTTGTTGCCTTATCTAGCTATGGCGCAAAAGTACCACAGGCCTATCGACCCTGATGATCCGACATTTTTTTCGAGCTTATTGGCATTCATTAGCGAATGTTTTACACCATTTGTGCTATCTAATCTATGTGATCAATGGATCTTGAATGAACGCTTATATTTGTACGTCTTTTGGAAACTAACAACTGTCTCCAAAATTCCGATCCGGCATTATTTCGATCTCTTGCGGCGCAATCGGCCAATTTGTCCACTTCATCTATGTCCCTTTACGATGCACTCTCGGGCTGTGGTTTACCTGGCGACATAG
- a CDS encoding exocyst complex component 6, translating to MVRKARAPHISLEAQLQQLTLLSDIDTPTDNYEQLGPIIKNLDESHQQDEFLKQLREFVHKKDEEIEQVCNENHQEFVSAVDELLIVRSGTVNLKQRINELNQEIQASGQALFSKKKDLIDKQRTVQNVDEAIETLQEFQTVLDVTILVEELISQQKYYSALRRLDEIANIHLKPIMQHELAKLIRDNIPHMRERIRMEVLKQLKGWMLDVREKSAIVGRIALETMEARQQRWLYRSRKDPMFRLSSINSPIEQIVNERIEVNYLENDRVKIDFKPLYQCIHIYEVLDQREKLQANYQEDRKAQANLLLSRSLNMAERSSDLISLLEELVGYFVIECHVSYTSPPGFRPMSEVEDVWDSMSERVVDMITFSLRDTKNAKVFVEAKTAIHTFIRTLESFEFSVSRLNALVLSFFRRFAQLLRERFAADFQQAIREAQHQPMIVNDATELAKVLSVCWLKPGEAEQLGKQPFPLSLPFSQTYPLCCMDIRSLVEQYYSFSQGMTQYHQEIDAILSQSLDDLLIQLISVNIRDTVEQSNNLSQIAQIIVNIEHFQLACSELEKWLSESSTPNPGSQLILGAAEHLSTTMSIAQKRIDSAMFVKLDQFLDLLEYDWMPVQNVSSQHQASGYLRDLVDWLSTMMDSALVLLPKTVKDTILTSCFMHISNRLLNSALLDRHVRMINLAALCELESDVTFLYQYGKSLHVPDIENVFGQIRQTLGVILSESVSEYALSQQARTQKFPQVQPVKVAAILDKLCQGYAHLGMPELSLKCKREYELVMRLNL from the coding sequence ATGGTGCGCAAAGCACGCGCGCCTCATATTTCGCTGGAAGCACAGCTACAGCAGCTGACGCTTCTGAGTGATATCGATACTCCTACAGACAATTATGAGCAGCTCGGTCCTATCATAAAAAACTTGGACGAGTCACATCAACAAGACGAGTTTctcaagcagctgcgtgaaTTTGTGCATAAGAAGGACGAAGAAATCGAGCAAGTGTGTAACGAAAACCATCAAGAATTTGTATCTGCTGTGGACGAGCTTTTGATTGTGCGTTCTGGAACTGTGAATTTAAAGCAACGCATCAATGAACTGAATCAAGAGATTCAGGCGAGTGGCCAAGCCTTGTTTTCAAAAAAGAAGGACCTTATTGACAAGCAACGCACTGTTCAGAATGTGGATGAGGCTATTGAAACGCTCCAAGAATTTCAAACCGTGCTGGACGTGACCATATTGGTTGAGGAACTTATTTCGCAGCAAAAGTACTATTCggctcttcgtcgtctGGACGAAATCGCTAATATCCATTTGAAACCTATCATGCAACATGAGCTTGCCAAATTGATAAGAGACAACATTCCGCAcatgcgtgagcgcatTCGTATGGAAGTTCTGAAGCAGCTTAAAGGATGGATGCTTGATGTACGGGAGAAAAGCGCAATTGTCGGACGTATTGCTCTTGAAACAATGGAGGCACGACAACAAAGGTGGCTTTATCGAAGCAGGAAGGACCCAATGTTCCGTCTATCATCTATCAACAGCCCAATTGAACAGATTGTGAATGAGCGTATTGAGGTAAACTACCTGGAAAATGACAGAGTAAAGATTGATTTCAAACCGCTGTACCAGTGCATTCATATCTACGAAGTTCTGGATCAGCGCGAAAAGCTACAAGCAAACTACCAGGAAGACCGAAAAGCCCAAGCCAACCTGTTGCTTTCTCGCAGTTTAAACATGGCGGAAAGAAGTAGCGATCTTATTTCGCTGCTAGAAGAATTGGTTGGCTATTTTGTTATTGAGTGTCACGTTTCCTACACATCTCCTCCTGGATTTCGACCTATGAGTGAAGTGGAAGATGTATGGGATTCGATGAGCGAGCGCGTTGTTGACATGATTACTTTCAGCCTACGTGACACGAAAAACGCCAAGGTATTTGTGGAGGCGAAGACGGCCATTCATACGTTTATTCGCACGCTTGAAAGCTTTGAATTTAGTGTATCCCGACTGAATGCACTTGTTTTATCCTTTTTCCGTCGGTTTGCCCAACTGCTTCGCGAGCGGTTTGCGGCGGATTTCCAACAGGCTATTCGTGAAGCTCAACATCAGCCTATGATCGTTAATGATGCCACCGAACTGGCTAAGGTTCTCAGTGTATGTTGGCTTAAACCTGGCGAAGCTGAGCAATTGGGTAAGCAGCCCTTCCCTCTATCATTACCATTCTCTCAAACGTATCCGTTGTGCTGCATGGATATTCGCAGTCTTGTTGAACAATATTACAGCTTTTCCCAAGGTATGACGCAGTACCACCAGGAGATTGATGCTATTTTGTCTCAGTCTTTAGATGATCTACTAATCCAGCTCATCAGCGTCAACATTCGTGATACGGTGGAGCAGTCGAATAATCTAAGTCAAATTGCTCAGATCATTGTAAACATTGAGCATTTCCAACTGGCTTGCTCTGAACTTGAAAAATGGCTAAGCGAATCAAGCACTCCAAACCCAGGAAGCCAGCTTATTTTGGGGGCAGCTGAGCACCTATCTACGACTATGTCTATTGCTCAAAAACGAATTGATTCGGCTATGTTTGTAAAATTGGATCAGTTCCTAGATCTTTTGGAGTATGACTGGATGCCAGTCCAAAACGTATCATCACAACATCAAGCATCAGGTTACCTCCGTGATCTGGTCGATTGGCTTTCGACCATGATGGACAGTGCGCTTGTCCTACTTCCGAAAACTGTTAAAGATACTATACTGACATCCTGCTTTATGCATATCTCTAATCGACTTTTGAACTCCGCCCTCTTGGATCGACATGTGCGGATGATCAACCTAGCTGCGCTTTGCGAGCTCGAATCTGATGTTACTTTTCTTTACCAGTACGGTAAATCACTCCATGTGCCGGATATTGAAAATGTATTTGGACAAATTCGCCAGACTCTTGGTGTAATTTTATCAGAGTCCGTGTCAGAATACGCCTTATCTCAGCAGGCTCGCACTCAAAAGTTCCCGCAGGTTCAGCCTGTCAAAGTTGCCGCTATTTTGGACAAACTTTGCCAAGGATATGCTCATTTAGGTATGCCAGAACTCTCTCTCAAGTGCAAGCGAGAGTATGAGCTTGTGATGCGTCTAAACTTGTAG
- a CDS encoding threonyl-tRNA synthetase: MMLFVPKGTAYALARRCTYASIHTCTITCTAPRTVVLDAQERVSVAQVLQEHCSNEAGSFVVARDEYGVPVSLGDKNYRNFSSLKFLPFHTEDKLPQRTFWLSTAYVLTKAVSQACNGPIFCGTPSVHERSGDQIDATSGFSLELMRMATPRRIERSDLLATQLRVDDILQNLAWEQQKQGVPKLASEELEKMEQYAKQMCNKSMTFHVSYMPWEEAFDIFADNPLVLQTVLGFGASSQHVPVVYIDDHPVGVLPSADDVLLRRTKPIKAIKLTGWSTATMPRFHELSSLQPLVYLRGISFPGAQDLHEYTSRLNELEKSDHRHLGMAQSLFFAHDSSPGSPFVLPHGMRLLRKVERVIRDLYDAFGYEEVQTPQLFRSSLWKQSGHWDKYREDMFSAQGFSCCGAHNDVFGLKPMNCPGHCVMFSHQPRSYRDLPMRLAEFSPLHRNEASGALSGLTRVRRFHQDDAHVFCTPSQVSEEIESMLHMLSLAYRVFGFGDRFELVLSTRPENYLGQVSAWDQAEASLKEALDASGKTWSLNEGDGAFYGPKIDIRLVDAMGRKHQTATIQLDFQLPERFKLEYAQPVNSGNAYEVRPGYARPVMIHRAILGSFERFLAILVEQCKGWWPFWLSPRQAVVIPAYSGDADTHHVVANHAMHVQHVLSGSTQETRSTRNPFLSPSVAHHTLQVPTRTRFQVELPPHYLISSGDTLGKKVRQAQLNRYNFVIIVGAQEAQNGTVSLRMRDEKAAPAWHAGADAPHTTSCKVYDLTWAVLKATFPDRFAQDVKPSVDLGTWEIPDLRRFFAVLDALHV; the protein is encoded by the coding sequence ATGATGCTGTTTGTTCCAAAGGGGACTGCTTACGCattggcgcgccgctgtaCATATGCATCTATTCATACATGTACCATAACAtgcacagcgccacgaACTGTTGTACTCGATGCACAGGAACGTGTTTCTGTTGCTCAAGTCTTGCAGGAACACTGCTCTAACGAAGCAGGTTCCTTTGTCGTGGCTCGAGACGAATACGGTGTGCCTGTTTCTTTGGGAGACAAGAATTATCGCAATTTCTCGTCGCTGAAATTTTTACCATTCCACACTGAGGACAAGCTCCCTCAGCGAACTTTCTGGCTATCAACGGCTTATGTTTTGACTAAGGCCGTTTCTCAGGCTTGTAATGGGCCAATATTTTGCGGCACACCCAGTGTGCATGAGCGTTCTGGCGATCAGATCGACGCGACTTCGGGTTTCTCTTTAGAACTCATGCGAATGGCTACACCGCGGCGCATTGAGCGCTCAGATTTACTCGCTACACAACTTAGAGTGGATGATATACTTCAGAATCTTGCATGGGAGCAACAGAAGCAAGGTGTACCGAAACTGGCTTCAGAAGAATTAGAGAAAATGGAACAATATGCTAAACAAATGTGCAACAAATCTATGACTTTCCATGTTTCCTATATGCCCTGGGAAGAGGCGTTTGATATATTTGCTGACAATCCACTTGTCTTACAGACTGTGCTGGGATTTGGCGCATCTTCGCAGCATGTTCCTGTGGTATACATTGATGACCATCCAGTCGGAGTACTTCCCTCTGCTGATGATGTGCTGCTTCGACGCACGAAACCGATCAAGGCAATCAAACTCACAGGATGGTCCACTGCTACCATGCCACGTTTTCATGAATTAAGCAGCCTACAGCCTCTGGTTTATCTACGCGGTATTTCATTTCCGGGTGCTCAAGATTTGCACGAGTACACCTCACGATTGAATGAACTTGAAAAATCAGACCACCGGCATCTTGGTATGGCACAAAGTCTATTTTTTGCGCACGACTCATCACCAGGCAGTCCTTTCGTCTTGCCACACGGTATGCGGCTACTCCGCAAAGTTGAGCGGGTCATTCGTGATCTTTATGATGCTTTCGGTTATGAAGAAGTTCAGACGCCTCAGCTTTTTCGTAGCTCGCTTTGGAAGCAAAGTGGGCACTGGGACAAGTACCGCGAAGATATGTTCAGTGCCCAAGGCTTTTCGTGCTGTGGTGCACACAATGATGTTTTTGGGCTCAAGCCTATGAATTGTCCCGGTCATTGCGTTATGTTTTCACACCAGCCACGGTCGTATCGTGACCTCCCCATGCGCCTTGCCGAATTCAGTCCGTTGCATCGAAATGAGGCATCAGGTGCTCTTTCCGGATTAACTCGCGTGCGCCGGTTTCACCAAGATGATGCGCATGTATTTTGCACACCGTCACAAGTATCGGAAGAAATTGAATCTATGCTTCATATGTTGTCACTAGCATACCGTGTTTTCGGTTTTGGTGATCGCTTTGAACTGGTTCTTTCGACACGCCCAGAGAATTATTTGGGACAAGTTTCTGCATGGGACCAAGCTGAAGCCAGTCTTAAAGAAGCACTCGATGCCAGTGGAAAGACGTGGTCCCTGAATGAAGGTGATGGCGCGTTTTATGGTCCCAAAATTGATATCCGGCTCGTGGATGCCATGGGTCGCAAACACCAAACAGCCACCATCCAGCTAGATTTTCAGCTGCCTGAGCGCTTCAAGCTAGAATATGCTCAACCAGTCAATTCAGGAAACGCTTACGAGGTCCGACCTGGGTATGCTCGCCCTGTGATGATTCATCGGGCTATTCTTGGTAGCTTCGAACGGTTTCTCGCGATCCTTGTGGAACAATGCAAGGGATGGTGGCCATTTTGGCTTAGTCCTCGTCAAGCTGTGGTGATTCCAGCCTACAGTGGCGATGCGGACACTCACCATGTTGTAGCAAATCATGCTATGCACGTTCAACATGTTCTGAGTGGAAGCACGCAAGAGACGCGCAGTACACGCAATCCATTTCTCTCACCTAGTGTGGCGCATCACACGTTACAAGTGCCCACACGGACACGCTTCCAAGTGGAATTACCACCTCATTACCTGATTTCCTCGGGTGACACGCTCGGCAAGAAAGTACGCCAAGCTCAGCTGAACCGTTACAATTTTGTGATTATTGTTGGAGCACAAGAGGCTCAAAATGGCACGGTGAGTCTGCGCATGCGTGATGAAAAAGCTGCCCCAGCGTGGCATGCAGGCGCCGATGCACCACATACAACGTCGTGCAAAGTGTATGACCTTACATGGGCTGTTCTAAAGGCCACTTTCCCAGACCGATTCGCACAGGACGTCAAGCCTAGCGTTGATCTTGGGACATGGGAAATCCCTGATCTCCGACGTTTCTTCGCTGTGCTAGATGCACTGCACGTTTAG
- a CDS encoding 6-phosphogluconolactonase, whose protein sequence is MTSSTLKHEQLAPILYTFPTKDVLCEQLAEYVIKLQNSAIERRGKFLLALSGGSLPSMLAKSLVNRDDNAVRWDKWHVFFADERLVPLNHPDSNFKLCDDELFSKVPAFPRNQIHTINESLLNDAEELSDEYEKQLVDEFAVKDTVRNPVFDLILLGMGPDGHTCSLFPGHELLKEQDRWVAPIQNSPKPPPRRITLTYPVLNHAHNAVFVLSGEAKQDTLAKVLDEPQAGLPASLVRAYSPGNVIFFADEDATAKTHYPRGKFNL, encoded by the coding sequence ATGACAAGCTCCACGCTGAAACACGAACAACTGGCTCCAATTCTGTACACATTCCCTACAAAAGACGTCTTGTGTGAACAATTAGCAGAGTATGTCATTAAATTGCAAAATTCGGCAATCGAGAGGCGCGGAAAATTCTTACTCGCCCTTTCGGGTGGCTCTTTGCCTAGCATGCTGGCTAAAAGCCTCGTGAATCGAGATGACAATGCTGTCCGTTGGGATAAATGGCATGTGTTTTTCGCTGATGAACGTCTCGTTCCTCTTAACCACCCTGACTCAAATTTCAAGCTGTGCGACGATGAGCTCTTTTCAAAAGTGCCCGCTTTTCCCCGCAACCAGATTCACACAATCAATGAGTCGCTGTTGAATGATGCCGAAGAACTTTCTGATGAATACGAAAAGCAGCTTGTGGATGAATTTGCCGTCAAAGATACCGTTCGAAACCCTGTGTTCGATCTTATTTTGCTAGGAATGGGTCCAGATGGACACACATGCAGCCTCTTCCCCGGTCACGAACTTTTGAAAGAACAAGATCGATGGGTTGCGCCTATTCAAAATTCACCTAAGCCACCACCTCGCCGCATTACACTGACTTATCCTGTTCTCAATCACGCGCACAATGCTGTCTTCGTGCTATCTGGTGAAGCGAAGCAAGACACTCTCGccaaggtgctggatgaACCCCAGGCTGGTTTGCCTGCAAGTCTTGTGCGTGCATATTCACCCGGAAATGTCATATTCTTTGCTGACGAGGATGCTACGGCTAAGACCCACTACCCCCGTGGCAAATTTAATTTGTGA